Proteins from one Thaumasiovibrio subtropicus genomic window:
- the nrdB gene encoding class Ia ribonucleoside-diphosphate reductase subunit beta encodes MAYSTFSKQKNDQLSEPMFFGQAVNVARYDQQKYEIFEKLIEKQLSFFWRPEEVDVSSDRIDYADLPDHEKHIFISNLKYQTLLDSIQGRSPNVALLPLVSIPELETWIETWAFSETIHSRSYTHIIRNIVKDPSVVFDDIVDNEYIVKRAEDISKFYDDLIQATNDYHRFGEGEHVLNGETVVVNLRDLKKKLYVCLMSVNALEAIRFYVSFACSFAFAERELMEGNAKIIKLIARDEALHLTGTQHMLNLLRSGKDDPDMAEIARECEQECFDLFKEAAEQEKEWAEYLFKDGSMIGLNKDILCQYVEYITNLRMAAVGLKPAYDDADQNPIPWINAWLSSDNVQVAPQEAEISSYLVGQIDNDVSADDLGDFEL; translated from the coding sequence ATGGCTTACAGTACTTTTTCTAAGCAGAAAAACGACCAACTTTCAGAACCAATGTTCTTCGGTCAAGCGGTTAACGTTGCCCGTTATGACCAACAAAAATACGAGATTTTTGAAAAGCTGATTGAAAAGCAACTCAGCTTTTTCTGGCGTCCAGAAGAAGTCGATGTCTCAAGTGATCGCATCGACTACGCAGACCTGCCTGATCATGAAAAACACATTTTCATCTCTAACCTAAAGTACCAAACACTACTCGATTCAATCCAAGGTCGTAGCCCAAACGTCGCACTGCTACCGCTTGTTTCTATTCCAGAGTTAGAGACTTGGATTGAGACATGGGCATTTTCTGAGACCATTCACTCACGCTCTTATACCCATATCATCCGTAACATCGTCAAAGACCCATCGGTTGTTTTCGATGACATCGTTGATAACGAATATATCGTTAAGCGTGCGGAAGATATCTCTAAGTTTTACGACGACCTTATCCAAGCGACCAACGATTACCATCGCTTTGGCGAGGGCGAGCATGTCTTAAACGGCGAGACTGTCGTGGTGAACCTACGCGATCTCAAAAAGAAGCTTTACGTCTGTCTCATGTCAGTCAACGCGCTTGAAGCGATCCGTTTTTACGTCAGCTTCGCCTGTTCTTTCGCCTTCGCTGAGCGCGAATTAATGGAAGGTAATGCGAAAATCATTAAGCTAATCGCGCGTGATGAAGCACTGCACCTCACTGGCACCCAGCACATGCTAAACCTGCTGCGCAGCGGTAAAGACGACCCTGATATGGCAGAGATTGCTCGCGAGTGTGAGCAAGAGTGTTTTGACCTGTTTAAAGAAGCCGCTGAACAAGAGAAAGAGTGGGCAGAATACCTGTTCAAAGATGGCTCTATGATCGGCTTGAACAAAGACATTCTTTGCCAGTACGTGGAGTACATTACCAACTTGCGTATGGCTGCTGTTGGCCTGAAACCAGCCTATGACGATGCAGATCAGAACCCAATTCCTTGGATTAACGCATGGTTGTCTTCAGACAATGTACAAGTTGCGCCACAAGAAGCTGAGATCAGCTCATACCTTGTGGGGCAAATTGACAATGATGTCAGTGCGGATGACCTCGGTGACTTCGAGCTTTGA
- the nrdA gene encoding class 1a ribonucleoside-diphosphate reductase subunit alpha produces MNQQLTVTKRNGSEELIDLDKIHRVITWAAKDLDNVSVSQVELKSHIQFYNGIKTSDIHETIIKAAADLISEQSPDYQYLAARLAIFHLRKKAYGQFEPPKLFDHVTKLVETGKYDKHLLADYTQAEFEQMDEFIDHWRDMDFSYAAVKQLEGKYLVQNRVSGEIYESAQFLYMMVAACLFANYPKETRMDYIRRFYDAVSTFKISLPTPIMSGVRTPTRQFSSCVLIECDDSLDSINATASSIVRYVSQRAGIGINAGRIRALGSEIRGGEAFHTGCIPFYKYFQTAVKCCSQGGVRGGAATVFYPLWHGEVESLLVLKNNRGVEENRVRHMDYGVQINKLMYTRLIKGGDITLFSPSDVPGLYDAFFEDQDEFERLYVKYEQDSSIRKKSIKAIDLFSTMMQERASTGRIYIQNVDHCNTHSPFDEKVAPVRQSNLCMEIALPTRPLNNVEDENGEIALCTLSAFNLGKLESLDELEELAELTVRALDALLDYQDYPLPAAKISTMNRRTLGVGVINYAYYLAKNGAKYSDGSGNALTHRTFEAIQYYLLKASLGLAKEQGACPAFNETKYAKGILPIDTYKQDLDKICDEPLHYDWESLRSEIQEHGLRNSTLSALMPSETSSQISNATNGIEPPRGYVSVKASKDGILKQVVPEYSKYKDNYELLWEIGPNDGYLQLVGLMQKFVDQAISANTNYDPAAQPGGKVPMKLLLKDLLTAYKLGVKTLYYHNTRDGASDAQSDDDCAGGGCKI; encoded by the coding sequence ATGAACCAACAACTTACGGTTACCAAACGCAACGGAAGCGAGGAACTTATCGACCTCGATAAGATCCACCGTGTAATCACCTGGGCCGCAAAAGACCTAGATAATGTGTCAGTCTCTCAAGTAGAACTAAAATCCCACATTCAGTTTTACAACGGAATCAAAACGTCCGACATCCATGAGACCATCATTAAAGCCGCTGCCGACTTGATTTCTGAGCAATCGCCAGATTATCAGTACTTAGCTGCTCGTCTAGCGATCTTCCACCTTCGTAAGAAAGCCTACGGCCAGTTTGAACCACCTAAGTTGTTTGATCACGTTACAAAATTGGTAGAAACCGGTAAGTATGACAAACACCTGCTCGCAGACTACACACAAGCTGAGTTCGAGCAGATGGACGAATTCATTGATCACTGGCGCGATATGGATTTCTCCTACGCCGCGGTGAAGCAACTCGAAGGCAAGTACCTTGTTCAGAACCGCGTGAGTGGTGAAATTTACGAGAGTGCGCAGTTCCTTTACATGATGGTAGCGGCCTGTCTGTTCGCCAACTACCCGAAAGAGACGCGTATGGACTACATCCGTCGCTTCTATGATGCGGTATCTACGTTCAAAATCTCGCTACCAACACCAATCATGTCAGGTGTACGTACCCCTACTCGCCAGTTCAGCTCTTGTGTACTGATCGAGTGTGATGACAGCCTTGATTCCATCAACGCAACAGCGAGCTCTATCGTACGCTACGTCTCTCAACGTGCAGGTATCGGTATCAATGCAGGCCGTATCCGTGCACTTGGCAGTGAAATCCGTGGTGGTGAAGCCTTCCATACTGGCTGTATACCATTCTATAAGTACTTCCAAACTGCGGTGAAGTGTTGTTCTCAAGGTGGTGTACGCGGTGGTGCTGCGACAGTGTTCTACCCTCTCTGGCACGGCGAAGTAGAATCGCTACTCGTTCTTAAGAACAACCGTGGTGTTGAAGAAAACCGTGTTCGTCATATGGACTACGGCGTTCAAATTAACAAGCTAATGTACACGCGCCTGATCAAAGGCGGCGATATCACGCTGTTCTCACCGTCGGATGTACCGGGGCTGTATGATGCGTTCTTCGAAGATCAAGATGAGTTCGAACGCTTGTACGTGAAATACGAGCAAGACAGCAGTATTCGCAAGAAGAGCATTAAAGCAATCGACTTGTTCTCAACCATGATGCAAGAGCGTGCTTCAACGGGTCGTATCTACATCCAGAACGTTGACCACTGTAATACCCACAGTCCGTTCGATGAGAAAGTTGCTCCTGTACGTCAATCGAACCTGTGTATGGAGATTGCCCTGCCAACTCGCCCATTGAACAATGTGGAAGATGAAAACGGTGAGATCGCCCTTTGTACGCTTTCCGCCTTCAACCTAGGCAAGCTTGAATCATTGGATGAGCTCGAAGAGCTTGCAGAGCTCACCGTACGTGCACTTGATGCCCTGCTAGATTACCAAGACTACCCACTACCAGCGGCGAAGATCTCCACCATGAACCGCCGTACTTTGGGTGTAGGTGTCATTAACTACGCATACTACTTAGCGAAGAATGGCGCGAAATACTCAGATGGTAGCGGTAATGCTTTAACCCACCGTACCTTTGAAGCCATTCAGTACTACTTGTTGAAAGCGTCACTTGGTCTCGCAAAAGAGCAAGGTGCTTGCCCTGCATTCAATGAAACCAAGTATGCGAAAGGCATCTTGCCAATCGATACCTATAAGCAAGATCTTGATAAGATTTGTGATGAGCCATTGCACTATGATTGGGAATCACTACGCAGTGAAATCCAAGAGCACGGCCTACGTAACTCGACGCTTTCTGCACTCATGCCGTCTGAGACCTCTTCACAGATCTCAAACGCGACCAATGGCATTGAGCCACCTCGTGGTTATGTTTCAGTCAAAGCATCAAAAGATGGCATTTTGAAGCAAGTCGTCCCTGAGTACAGCAAGTACAAAGACAACTACGAGCTATTGTGGGAGATCGGTCCTAACGACGGTTACTTGCAACTCGTGGGTCTAATGCAGAAGTTTGTTGACCAAGCAATTTCAGCGAACACCAACTATGATCCAGCAGCGCAGCCAGGTGGTAAAGTACCTATGAAGCTGCTACTGAAAGACTTATTGACCGCCTATAAACTCGGCGTGAAAACGCTGTACTACCATAACACCCGCGACGGTGCATCGGACGCGCAATCTGATGACGATTGTGCAGGCGGCGGTTGTAAGATCTAA
- a CDS encoding HAD family hydrolase, which translates to MIDALLFDLDGTLLDTAGDLSNAANKVLTARGYPLLTAAQIQAFTSYGARGLFKAGFGADLQQFDPRQLRKEFLHHYASHINDTTCFYPHIENVLTHLNQHKVPWGIMTNKPAFLTDMLLPDYPLLATAKIIVSGDTLEKAKPHPEPLLYCADAMQVDASRVAYIGDIENDMVAARDARMKGVIAGWGYIGADHQPQSWPHWRYLKQPDELLSLLD; encoded by the coding sequence ATGATAGACGCTTTGCTTTTTGATCTCGACGGCACTCTACTCGATACTGCGGGTGATTTATCTAACGCCGCCAATAAGGTTCTCACTGCGCGAGGTTATCCCCTACTTACTGCCGCACAAATCCAAGCGTTTACAAGTTATGGCGCACGCGGCTTGTTTAAAGCTGGATTTGGCGCTGATCTTCAGCAATTCGATCCACGCCAATTGCGCAAAGAATTTCTTCATCACTACGCTAGCCACATTAATGACACAACATGCTTCTATCCTCACATAGAAAACGTGCTCACTCATCTCAACCAACATAAGGTGCCTTGGGGGATTATGACCAACAAGCCGGCGTTTCTCACCGACATGTTGCTACCCGACTACCCCTTGTTAGCAACGGCAAAAATCATTGTCAGTGGCGACACCTTAGAGAAAGCGAAGCCCCATCCAGAACCATTGCTCTACTGTGCTGACGCTATGCAGGTGGATGCATCTCGGGTTGCCTATATCGGTGATATCGAGAATGACATGGTGGCAGCACGCGATGCGAGAATGAAAGGGGTGATTGCAGGCTGGGGCTATATCGGCGCTGACCATCAGCCGCAAAGTTGGCCACACTGGCGATATCTGAAGCAACCGGACGAGCTCCTGTCATTACTCGACTAG
- the ubiG gene encoding bifunctional 2-polyprenyl-6-hydroxyphenol methylase/3-demethylubiquinol 3-O-methyltransferase UbiG has translation MTQANVDPAEIAKFEQMAAQWWDLEGEFKPLHQINPLRLNYVIERSNGLFGKTVLDVGCGGGILAESMAVAGANVTGIDMGKEPLSVARLHALETGAQLTYQQTTAEQHAEENPGKYDVVTCMEMLEHVPDPASIIRACYQLVKPGGHVFFSTLNRNVKSYLFAIVGAEQVMKLVPKGTHDHAKFIRPSELIGFIDETGLVEQHITGLHYNPLFDSYKLGTNVDVNYIVHTIKQN, from the coding sequence ATGACTCAAGCGAATGTTGATCCTGCTGAAATCGCCAAATTTGAACAGATGGCAGCGCAATGGTGGGATCTTGAAGGTGAATTCAAACCACTACATCAAATCAACCCTCTCCGTCTTAATTACGTTATTGAACGTAGCAATGGTCTGTTTGGAAAAACCGTACTCGATGTTGGCTGTGGCGGCGGTATTCTTGCCGAAAGTATGGCCGTAGCCGGAGCAAATGTGACCGGGATTGATATGGGAAAAGAGCCCCTCAGCGTCGCCCGCTTACATGCATTAGAAACCGGTGCTCAGCTGACTTACCAGCAAACCACTGCCGAGCAACACGCTGAAGAGAATCCTGGCAAATACGATGTTGTCACTTGCATGGAAATGCTAGAGCACGTGCCAGACCCCGCTTCGATCATCCGCGCTTGTTACCAGCTCGTCAAACCCGGTGGGCATGTTTTCTTCTCAACGCTCAATCGCAACGTCAAGTCTTACCTCTTTGCCATTGTTGGCGCAGAACAGGTCATGAAGCTAGTCCCGAAAGGTACCCATGATCATGCGAAGTTCATTCGCCCATCCGAACTCATTGGCTTTATCGACGAGACAGGCTTGGTAGAGCAACATATCACTGGTCTGCATTACAACCCGCTCTTTGATAGTTACAAGCTCGGTACTAACGTCGATGTGAACTACATTGTCCATACCATTAAGCAAAATTAA
- the gyrA gene encoding DNA topoisomerase (ATP-hydrolyzing) subunit A, whose product MSDLAKEITPVNIEEELKTSYLDYAMSVIVGRALPDVRDGLKPVHRRVLFAMNVLGNDWNKPYKKSARVVGDVIGKYHPHGDSAVYDTIVRMAQPFALRYMLVDGQGNFGSVDGDSAAAMRYTEVRMAKIAHELLADLDKETVDYVDNYDGTEKIPAVLPTKIPNLLVNGSSGIAVGMATNIPPHNLGEVIDGCLAYIENNDITIDELIEHIPGPDFPTAALISGRKGIIDAYKTGRGKIYLRSKAEIEADKNGKETIIVTEIPYQVNKARLIEKIAELVKDKKVEGISALRDESDKDGMRIVIECRRDAVGEVVLNNLYAQTQLQTTFGINMVALDNGQPKLFNLKEMLKCFVNHRQEVVTRRTIYELRKARERAHILEGLAIALANIDEIIELIKRAPTPAEARLGLQQRGWDLGDVAAMLERAGVDAARPEWLEDEFGIRDGQYFLTEQQAQAILDLRLHKLTGLEHEKILDEYKALLEQIEELLKILGSTERLMEVIREELELVRDQFNDVRRTEITAASHDIDLEDLINQEDVVVTLSHEGYVKYQLLSEYEAQRRGGKGKAATRMKDEDYIEKLLVANTHDTILCFSSRGRMYWLKTYQLPHATRTARGKPIVNVLPLEENERITAILPIKEYEDDKYVFMATADGTVKKTPLTDFSRPRSAGIIAVNLRDGDSLIGVDITEDGSDVLLFSKAGKVVRFNQDQVRAMGRTAAGVRGIKLAESDSVVSLIVPHSEGDVLTVTENGYGKRTELAEYPAKSRATQGVVSIKVSERNGSVVGAVQADEGDEFMMITDAGTLVRTRVAEVSRVGRNTQGVTLIRTAEDEHVVGLQRIDEPEEEALPEGEEDAVEGENAEAPQADAAQPSSDEGESEA is encoded by the coding sequence ATGAGCGATCTTGCAAAAGAGATCACGCCCGTAAATATCGAAGAAGAGCTTAAAACTTCGTATCTCGACTACGCGATGTCTGTAATCGTGGGTCGGGCATTACCGGATGTGCGTGATGGCCTGAAGCCCGTACACCGTCGCGTGTTGTTCGCGATGAATGTACTGGGTAATGACTGGAACAAACCATATAAAAAATCTGCCCGTGTTGTCGGCGATGTGATCGGTAAATACCACCCACATGGCGACAGTGCGGTATACGACACCATTGTACGTATGGCTCAGCCGTTTGCGCTGCGCTATATGCTGGTTGATGGCCAAGGTAACTTCGGTTCCGTAGATGGCGACTCAGCGGCAGCAATGCGTTATACCGAAGTCCGTATGGCAAAAATTGCCCACGAGCTTTTGGCTGACCTAGATAAAGAGACTGTGGATTACGTCGATAACTACGACGGCACGGAAAAAATCCCAGCAGTACTTCCAACTAAGATTCCAAACCTATTGGTGAACGGTTCGTCCGGTATCGCGGTAGGTATGGCGACCAACATTCCTCCGCATAACTTGGGTGAAGTCATTGATGGTTGCTTGGCATATATCGAGAACAACGACATCACTATCGATGAGTTGATCGAACATATTCCGGGCCCCGACTTCCCAACTGCGGCGTTGATCAGTGGTCGCAAAGGCATCATCGACGCTTATAAAACGGGCCGCGGTAAAATTTACCTGCGCTCTAAAGCAGAGATTGAAGCAGATAAGAATGGTAAAGAAACCATTATTGTCACTGAAATCCCTTATCAGGTGAACAAAGCGCGTTTGATCGAAAAGATCGCCGAGCTTGTGAAAGATAAGAAAGTCGAAGGCATTTCTGCACTGCGTGACGAGTCTGATAAAGACGGGATGCGCATTGTCATTGAGTGTCGCCGTGATGCCGTGGGCGAGGTTGTACTCAATAACCTATACGCGCAAACTCAACTGCAAACCACTTTCGGTATTAACATGGTTGCGCTGGATAATGGCCAGCCAAAACTGTTCAACCTGAAAGAGATGCTGAAGTGCTTCGTTAACCACCGTCAAGAAGTGGTGACTCGTCGTACCATCTATGAACTGCGTAAAGCGCGAGAGCGCGCGCACATCCTAGAAGGTTTGGCGATTGCACTTGCCAATATCGACGAAATCATCGAACTCATCAAGCGCGCGCCGACGCCAGCAGAAGCTAGACTTGGCCTACAGCAGCGCGGTTGGGATTTGGGTGACGTTGCCGCAATGCTTGAGCGTGCCGGTGTTGATGCCGCACGACCTGAGTGGTTAGAAGATGAGTTTGGCATCCGTGATGGCCAATACTTCCTAACTGAGCAGCAAGCACAAGCGATTCTAGACCTACGTCTACACAAGTTGACTGGCCTAGAGCACGAGAAGATTCTCGACGAATACAAAGCGCTACTTGAGCAGATTGAAGAACTACTGAAAATCTTAGGTAGCACTGAGCGTTTGATGGAAGTGATCCGTGAAGAGTTAGAGTTGGTTCGTGACCAATTCAACGATGTACGTCGCACTGAAATCACCGCTGCGAGCCACGATATTGACTTGGAAGATCTTATCAACCAAGAAGACGTGGTCGTTACACTTTCACACGAAGGTTACGTGAAGTACCAGCTACTGTCTGAGTATGAAGCACAACGTCGTGGTGGTAAGGGTAAAGCGGCGACGCGCATGAAAGATGAAGACTACATTGAGAAGCTGCTTGTCGCGAATACTCACGACACGATCCTGTGTTTCTCAAGCCGTGGTCGTATGTACTGGTTGAAGACATACCAGCTACCTCACGCAACACGTACTGCACGTGGTAAGCCGATTGTGAACGTCCTTCCTCTGGAAGAGAACGAGCGCATCACGGCGATCCTACCGATCAAAGAGTATGAAGATGACAAGTACGTCTTCATGGCAACTGCAGACGGTACAGTGAAGAAAACGCCATTGACTGACTTCAGTCGCCCACGTAGCGCCGGTATCATTGCTGTGAACCTACGCGATGGTGACTCATTGATTGGCGTCGATATCACGGAAGACGGTTCAGACGTATTACTGTTCTCGAAAGCGGGTAAAGTGGTACGCTTTAACCAAGATCAAGTACGTGCCATGGGTCGTACCGCGGCAGGTGTACGTGGTATTAAACTCGCAGAGAGTGACAGCGTCGTTTCTTTGATCGTGCCACACTCAGAAGGTGATGTACTGACAGTGACCGAAAACGGTTATGGTAAGCGTACTGAGCTCGCTGAATACCCAGCGAAGAGCCGTGCAACTCAAGGTGTTGTCTCTATTAAAGTCTCTGAGCGTAACGGTAGCGTTGTCGGTGCAGTACAGGCCGATGAAGGTGACGAGTTCATGATGATCACGGATGCAGGTACCTTAGTGCGTACTCGTGTTGCTGAAGTGAGCCGTGTTGGACGTAATACGCAAGGTGTTACCTTGATCAGAACAGCCGAAGACGAGCACGTTGTTGGTCTGCAACGCATCGATGAACCAGAAGAAGAAGCATTGCCAGAAGGTGAAGAGGATGCGGTAGAAGGCGAAAACGCCGAAGCACCTCAAGCTGATGCAGCGCAACCTTCATCTGATGAAGGCGAATCTGAAGCGTAA
- a CDS encoding zinc-ribbon domain-containing protein, protein MKSGKQRRVEIKERRRAKAKLNKGINRFDLRCKPANAVMANLEALQHNARAAYTSMPLFYVDRPFTCKDCGSHELWTAKQQKWWYEIAKGSIDSIAIRCRRCRKKEQLRKSEARRVHLEGVAKKTALKG, encoded by the coding sequence ATGAAGAGTGGCAAGCAGCGCAGAGTTGAAATTAAAGAGCGGCGTAGAGCGAAAGCGAAATTGAACAAAGGGATAAATCGCTTCGATTTGCGCTGCAAGCCTGCCAATGCGGTGATGGCGAACCTAGAAGCATTGCAGCATAATGCCCGCGCTGCTTACACAAGTATGCCGTTGTTTTATGTCGATCGGCCTTTTACTTGCAAAGATTGTGGTAGTCATGAATTGTGGACGGCAAAGCAACAAAAATGGTGGTACGAAATCGCCAAAGGCTCGATTGATTCTATCGCGATTCGGTGTAGACGCTGCCGCAAGAAAGAGCAGCTTCGTAAATCGGAAGCTCGGAGAGTGCATTTGGAAGGTGTCGCTAAAAAGACCGCGTTAAAAGGGTGA
- a CDS encoding GNAT family N-acetyltransferase — protein MTLQIRKATRADAPTILHFIQELATFEKEPNAVVNSVEEIENKLFGDDVHAHAIICEYEGEAIGFAVYFFNYSTWVGKYGLYLEDLYVTTEKRGLGAGKFIMRHLAQIAVAKDCGRFEWVVLDWNEKAMDFYHSIGAEAQREWVVYRMTGDKIQAFAEGVE, from the coding sequence ATGACACTGCAAATCCGAAAAGCAACCCGTGCTGATGCACCGACCATTCTCCATTTCATACAAGAACTGGCAACATTTGAAAAAGAGCCAAATGCCGTCGTCAATAGCGTTGAAGAAATTGAAAACAAACTCTTCGGCGATGATGTCCATGCCCATGCCATCATTTGCGAATATGAGGGCGAGGCGATCGGCTTTGCGGTCTATTTCTTTAATTACTCCACTTGGGTTGGAAAATATGGTCTCTATTTAGAGGATCTTTACGTCACAACAGAAAAACGCGGGTTAGGAGCAGGTAAATTCATCATGCGCCACCTCGCGCAAATTGCTGTCGCCAAAGACTGTGGGCGCTTTGAGTGGGTTGTGCTCGACTGGAATGAAAAAGCAATGGATTTTTATCATTCCATCGGCGCAGAAGCACAGCGTGAATGGGTGGTTTACCGAATGACGGGAGATAAAATCCAAGCCTTTGCGGAGGGTGTCGAGTAA
- a CDS encoding LysR family transcriptional regulator, with protein MAEFPNIDLNLLKLFASLYQTASVTQTAEQLKLSQSACSHALTRLRERLGDDLFIRVDNKMLPTAYAQHLADQVIPSLNTLAEALHYSDSFTPLDSHTFHIAVTDYTAWSMRKFVAWMSEHYPAIHVVFKQLEERLPEQALAAGELDFVAGFSHQEEMSEALETLVWFEDRYVCGRCAAHPLQGEVSLDAFLSFPHILVTPWNESRGIVDLALAKAKKKRQVGLKMASVLGAPHFLPGSPYLLSVPAAYAEMIKQQIPLAFSELPLVVPDYRLQLYWHKLYRSSPKMTWFIEQFRAFYL; from the coding sequence ATGGCAGAGTTTCCTAACATCGATCTGAATCTGTTAAAGCTGTTTGCGAGTCTCTATCAAACGGCGTCGGTAACCCAAACGGCTGAGCAACTGAAGTTAAGTCAATCTGCTTGCAGCCATGCTTTAACACGGCTAAGAGAGCGATTGGGCGATGACCTCTTTATTCGAGTCGACAATAAGATGTTGCCGACCGCATACGCGCAACACCTCGCGGATCAAGTGATTCCAAGTTTAAATACCTTGGCGGAAGCACTCCATTATTCAGATTCATTTACTCCATTAGATAGCCATACCTTTCATATTGCCGTTACGGATTATACGGCGTGGAGTATGCGTAAATTCGTGGCATGGATGAGTGAACATTACCCTGCTATTCACGTTGTTTTTAAACAGCTGGAAGAACGCTTACCTGAGCAAGCCTTAGCCGCAGGTGAGCTAGATTTTGTTGCTGGCTTCTCTCATCAAGAAGAGATGAGCGAGGCCTTAGAAACGCTTGTTTGGTTCGAAGATAGATACGTGTGCGGTCGTTGTGCGGCGCATCCGCTTCAAGGTGAGGTCTCGTTAGACGCATTTCTTTCGTTTCCCCATATTCTGGTTACACCTTGGAATGAATCTCGAGGTATCGTTGATTTGGCGTTGGCGAAGGCGAAAAAGAAACGACAAGTCGGGTTAAAAATGGCAAGTGTCTTGGGTGCCCCTCACTTTTTGCCGGGATCTCCGTATCTATTGTCAGTCCCTGCCGCCTATGCCGAGATGATAAAGCAACAAATTCCGCTTGCCTTCTCTGAGTTACCGTTAGTGGTGCCTGACTATCGTCTCCAGCTCTATTGGCACAAGTTGTATCGCAGTTCCCCGAAGATGACCTGGTTTATTGAGCAATTTCGTGCTTTTTATCTCTAG
- a CDS encoding ammonium transporter, which translates to MDNISQAISVIAQSADTLFILLGAIMVLAMHAGFAFLEVGTVRHKNQVNALVKIIADFGFSAIAYFVIGYQIAYGSHFFVNAETLAENNGYDLVKFFFLLTFAAAIPAIVSGGIAERGQFKPFLLASALLVAFVYPFFEGVIWNGNFGFQAWLEASFGYGFHDFAGSVVVHGMGGWLALVAIYLLGARRGRKPGIAFAPSNIPFLALGAWVLTVGWFGFNVMSAQTLDGISGLVAVNSLAAMVGGTVIALFVGKNDPGFIHNGPLAGLVAVCAGSDLFHPIGAFVVGGVAGALFVWVFTYLQRSPKIDDVLGVWPLHGLCGVWGGIAAGIFGLPALGGLGGVSLTAQVIGTVAGVAVALMGGMVVYGVIAKLMPLRLDEEQEYLGADVSIHRIGATSMDK; encoded by the coding sequence ATGGATAACATTTCTCAGGCAATCTCTGTAATCGCGCAAAGTGCCGACACTCTCTTTATTTTACTTGGTGCCATTATGGTGCTGGCAATGCATGCTGGCTTTGCCTTCTTGGAGGTCGGTACGGTCCGACATAAAAATCAGGTTAATGCCTTGGTGAAAATCATTGCAGACTTTGGCTTTTCTGCCATCGCTTACTTTGTTATCGGTTATCAAATTGCCTATGGTAGTCACTTCTTCGTCAATGCGGAAACTCTTGCAGAAAACAATGGCTATGATTTAGTGAAGTTCTTCTTTCTGTTGACTTTTGCGGCGGCGATACCTGCTATTGTCTCTGGAGGCATTGCCGAGCGGGGCCAGTTTAAGCCGTTTCTCCTTGCCTCTGCCTTATTGGTCGCGTTTGTCTATCCCTTTTTTGAAGGCGTCATTTGGAATGGCAACTTTGGTTTTCAAGCTTGGCTAGAAGCAAGCTTTGGTTACGGATTCCATGATTTTGCGGGCTCTGTTGTTGTTCACGGCATGGGGGGATGGTTAGCTCTTGTCGCCATCTATTTGCTGGGCGCTCGTCGAGGTCGAAAACCGGGTATAGCCTTTGCGCCGTCGAACATTCCTTTTCTTGCGTTAGGGGCGTGGGTACTCACCGTCGGCTGGTTTGGTTTTAACGTGATGTCAGCACAAACATTGGATGGTATCAGCGGTCTTGTTGCGGTGAACTCACTGGCTGCCATGGTCGGCGGTACTGTTATCGCCCTGTTTGTGGGCAAAAATGACCCCGGATTTATCCATAATGGTCCATTGGCAGGGTTAGTCGCGGTGTGTGCGGGTTCCGATCTATTTCATCCGATTGGCGCGTTCGTCGTTGGCGGTGTGGCAGGAGCGCTGTTTGTTTGGGTATTTACTTATCTACAACGTAGTCCAAAGATTGATGATGTCCTTGGTGTATGGCCACTGCATGGGTTATGCGGTGTTTGGGGCGGTATCGCGGCGGGTATCTTTGGTTTACCTGCTTTGGGCGGCCTCGGTGGAGTGAGTCTCACTGCGCAGGTGATTGGTACTGTGGCTGGCGTGGCAGTTGCTTTGATGGGCGGGATGGTGGTTTATGGCGTTATCGCGAAGTTGATGCCACTCCGTTTAGATGAAGAGCAGGAGTACCTGGGAGCCGATGTCTCTATTCACCGCATCGGTGCAACAAGTATGGATAAGTAG